One window of Triticum dicoccoides isolate Atlit2015 ecotype Zavitan chromosome 5A, WEW_v2.0, whole genome shotgun sequence genomic DNA carries:
- the LOC119301022 gene encoding protein transport protein Sec61 subunit beta-like, producing the protein MARTSSQSQSSVAGAAGASRPATVGPRGTAAATAGMRRRPGRTSSSGAGGGGGFSGGGNNMLRFYTDEAPGLRLSPTMVLVMSVCFIGFVTALHVFGKLYRSRTAASSASA; encoded by the coding sequence ATGGCTCGCACCTCCTCGCAGTCGCAGTCCTCGGTCGCCGGCGCCGCCGGCGCCTCCCGCCCGGCCACCGTCGGTCCCCGCGGCACGGCTGCCGCGACGGCGGGCATGCGCCGCCGCCCAGGCCGCACCTCCTcgtccggcgcgggcggcggcggcggcttctccGGTGGTGGGAACAACATGCTCCGCTTCTACACCGACGAGGCGCCCGGGCTGCGCCTCTCCCCCACCATGGTGCTCGTCATGTCCGTCTGCTTCATCGGCTTCGTCACCGCGCTGCACGTCTTCGGCAAGCTCTACCGCTCCcgcaccgccgcctcctccgcctccgcctga